The following is a genomic window from Merismopedia glauca CCAP 1448/3.
CCAAGGGAAGATATACTTTCCACGGTTGTATCCCTTGGGCTACGTTATCTACCCATTCTTGGAATTTAAGCAATTTTGGATCTATTGGATTTACGGGTGTAACTGGCTGTGGATTGGTTTTCTGTACCTCTGCTTTTGTTTGCGTTCCCACACCCAGATTTTGGGAGGGATGTTCCACATAAACCTTAATTGGAAAATCAAACCACATCAAATATCCAGCCGGAGATGGTCTAATTTGGGTAAAATAATCGCCACTATTCGTATTATCTACCCAATTAGCTAAAGTAGCAGGTAGAGGGTGAGGCTGTAATGGTGGTAAATCGGAAGTAGCCCCCCAACTTGGCTGTAAAAAATTGAGTTGGAGGGTAATTATTAATAAAGCGGTAAAACTAGCAATGCCTATACTGAGAATTAGTCTCTTTTTAACCAGCCACAGGCGCTTGATATAGCCCACAGAAGTTGAAAATGTAGGTGATTTTTGAAACTATAGCAGTTCTCACTTGAGTAGACTTAGCCCTTAGGAAAGGGGGAAATTCAAAGCCTCTCTCGTCCTAGGAGAGAGGTTTGGAGAGAGGTCTATTTAGGAACTGCTGGAACCGATTGAACTGCTTGATTTAACCAACCAGCACTTAAAACCACTGATAAACTCATAAATA
Proteins encoded in this region:
- a CDS encoding peptidase — translated: MGYIKRLWLVKKRLILSIGIASFTALLIITLQLNFLQPSWGATSDLPPLQPHPLPATLANWVDNTNSGDYFTQIRPSPAGYLMWFDFPIKVYVEHPSQNLGVGTQTKAEVQKTNPQPVTPVNPIDPKLLKFQEWVDNVAQGIQPWKVYLPLEIVPEAENADIKVLRVRPLLQLTPNGPRARSAEVRYQVYLRKSPNSSTPVLYPKYDISISPDLSANYIRAAALHEIGHALGIWGHSPKETDALYFTQVRNPPPISPRDINTLKLIYQQPTRLGWSIPVVGAKGSTN